The following proteins are co-located in the Pyricularia oryzae 70-15 chromosome 1, whole genome shotgun sequence genome:
- a CDS encoding autophagy-like protein 22, giving the protein MAPRNPELPPTPLRHPQPQRPTIPRLFSRLSHASKRSFRSYSSSFEADDERSGSDSRSQFDSDSDSDMDTSTERGQSRERRCRRSYGGEQYADEDTRPTSEKELAGWYMYSFAAETYVICAISSFIPILLESLARENGVLLKDRTSPCKASYDKTPDGGNDDNQCVVHVLGMEINTASFAMYTFSVSVLLQALLVVSISCAADHGNYRKKLLLAFAWIGSFSVMAYIFVSKEIYLLGAILAIISNTSFGASFVLLNSFLPLLVRHHPRIEYAEPATGDDLDFESEDQMRNSASHLLADEHDDHYALSRVHTKEELTSIELQLSTEISAKGIGIGYCAGLFVQCIAIAIVFKLKNSTWSQRVVLLFVGAWWAIFTIPAAMWLRPRPGPPLPAASESSRGGVAAFVSYTLYAWKALFRTVSLARRLIDIVLFLGAWFLLSDAIATTSSTAILFAKTQLRMEPWALAMINVISTTAGIAGAFSWAFISRRLGLRPHQTILACIVLFELIPLYGLMGYLPFVKNWGVLGLQKPWEMFPLAAVYGFVLGGLSGYCRSLFGELIPPGSEAAFYALYAITDKGSSIFGPAIVGAIIDATEEIRPAFWFLAVMVGLPAPLIYFIDVDRGKVEGEKLAAVIEGYRRHQDESFDDGRFPSDDDDDGRGPILGGRDDEDEHDTEREVRGR; this is encoded by the exons ATGGCGCCTCGCAACCCTGAACTGCCGCCGACGCCCTTGCGCCATCCACAACCGCAGAGGCCGACAATTCCACGCCTGTTCTCCAGGCTATCCCACGCCTCAAAGCGGTCTTTCCGCTCGTATTCTTCATCGttcgaggccgacgacgaacGCTCAGGAAGTGATTCGCGATCCCAATTTGACTCCGACTCCGACTCCGACATGGATACCTCGACGGAAAGGGGACAGAGCCGCGAGCGCCGCTGCCGGCGCTCGTATGGTGGTGAACAATACGCAGACGAGGACACCAGACCGACGAGCGAAAAAGAGCTTGCCGGCTGGTACATGTACTCTTTTGCGGCGGAGACGTATGTGATCTGCG CCATCAGCTCCTTCATCCCAATCCTACTCGAAAGTCTTGCACGAGAAAACGGTGTTCTCCTCAAGGATAGAACATCGCCCTGTAAAGCAAGCTACGACAAGACTCCAGATGGCGGGAATGACGACAACCAGTGCGTGGTCCACGTGTTGGGCATGGAAATCAACACCGCCAGCTTTGCCATGTATACCTTTAGCGTCAGTGTCTTGTTGCAGGCACTGTTGGTCGTGAGCATAAGCTGCGCTGCTGATCACGGAAACTATCGCAagaagctgctgctggctttTGCTTGGATTGGCAGCTTCAGTGTCATGGCCTACATATTCGTCAGCAAGGAGATCTATCTACTAGGCGCAATTCTTGCCATTATCTCCAATACCTCATTTGGCGCCTCTTTTGTCCTGCTCAACTCGTTTCTCCCCTTGTTGGTTAGGCACCATCCGAGGATTGAGTACGCGGAGCCGGCGACCGGCGACGACCTCGACTTCGAGTCAGAGGATCAAATGCGAAACTCAGCCTCGCACCTACTAGCAGATGAGCACGACGATCACTATGCGCTGTCTAGGGTCCACACCAAGGAAGAGCTCACCTCGATCGAATTGCAGCTATCGACCGAGATCTCAGCCAAGGGCATTGGTATCGGCTACTGTGCTGGTCTATTTGTCCAATGCATTGCCATTGCCATTGTGTTCAAGCTCAAGAACTCGACTTGGTCCCAGAGAGTTGTGTTATTATTTGTCGGAGCCTGGTGGGCTATATTCACTATTCCTGCCGCAATGTGGCTCAGGCCAAGACCAGGGCCTCCGCTACCTGCGGCGTCAGAATCGAGCCGTGGTGGCGTGGCCGCTTTTGTTTCTTACACTTTATACGCATGGAAGGCACTGTTTCGTACTGTTTCTCTGGCACGGCGTCTGATAGACATTGTGCTGTTTCTCGGCGCGTGGTTCCTCCTCTCTGATGCCATTGCGACCACATCGTCCACGGCTATCTTATTCGCCAAGACACAACTACGTATGGAACCTTGGGCACTCGCCATGATCAACGTGATCTCGACAACGGCTGGTATTGCAGGTGCATTTTCTTGGGCCTTCATCTCGCGGCGACTCGGACTCAGACCCCATCAGACGATCCTAGCGTGCATAGTACTGTTCGAGCTTATTCCACTATATGGACTAATGGGCTACCTCCCGTTTGTAAAGAACTGGGGTGTTCTGGGTCTGCAAAAGCCGTGGGAGATGTTCCCACTCGCGGCGGTGTATGGATTCGTGCTGGGAGGACTGAGTGGATATTGTAGATCCTTGTTCGGTGAGCTGATCCCGCCTGGATCCGAGGCGGCCTTTTACGCGCTATACGCCATCACGGACAAGGGCTCAAGCATTTTCGGACCCGCCATCGTCGGAGCCATCATCGATGCCACAGAGGAGATTCGGCCGGCTTTCTGGTTCCTGGCCGTCATGGTGGGgcttcctgcgccgctgATTTACTTTATAGATGTCGACCGGGGCAAGGTCGAAGGTGAGAAGCTTGCGGCGGTCATTGAGGGCTATCGCAGGCATCAGGATGAATCTTTCGATGATGGCCGATTCCCaagcgatgacgacgatgatggtcgagggcccatccttggagggcgcgatgacgaggatgaaCATGACACGGAGCGTGAAGTCAGGGGGAGATAG
- a CDS encoding mitochondrial phosphate carrier protein 2 gives MANVSSTRGPLPGPNGKIELYSGQYYASCAIGGLLACGLTHAAVTPLDLVKCRRQVDAKLYKSNLQGWSVIYRGEGIRGIFTGWSPTLFGYSAQGAFKYGFYEFFKKKYSDVVGPEYAHQYKTGVYLAASASAELIADAALCPFEAVKVRMQTTIPAQYKGTFDGISQIMAKEGASGLYKGIYPLWGRQIPYTMMKFASFETIVEMIYDRLPRAKDEYSKLAQTGVSFTGGYLAGILCAAVSHPADVMVSKLNVYREPGEAVGAVLSRVYGDIGFRGLWNGLPVRIVMVGTLTGLQWMIYDYFKIFMGFPTTGGSAKPKNE, from the exons ATGGCCAACGTTAGCAGCACTCGAGGTCCCCTGCCGGGACCCAATGGCAAGATTGAGCTGTACTCGGGACAGTACTATGCCTCATGTGCCATTGGTGGTCTCCTAGCCTGC GGCTTGACCCATGCCGCCGTCACGCCGCTTGACCTGGTCAAGTGTCGTCGTCAGGTCGATGCCAAGCTCTATAAGAGCAACTTGCAGGGATGGAGCGTCATCTACCGCGGTGAAGGTATCCGTGGAATCTTCACAGGTTGGAGTCCTACCCTTTTTGGCTACTCGGCTCAGGGTGCATTCAAGTACGGCTTCTATGAGTTCTTCAAGAAGAAGTACtcggacgtggtcggcccagaATACGCTCACCAGTACAAGACGGGTGTGTACCTGGCtgcgtcggcgtcggccgAGCTCATTGCCGATGCGGCCTTGTGCCCCTTTGAAGCGGTCAAGGTCCGTATGCAGACGACCATCCCGGCGCAATACAAGGGCACTTTTGATGGCATCAGCCAGATAATGGCCAAGGAGGGTGCGTCGGGGCTTTACAAGGGTATCTATCCTTTATGGGGGCGACAGATACCCTACACTATGATGAAGTTTGCATCGTTCGAGACAATCGTCGAGATGATATATGACAGACTACCTCGTGCCAAGGACGAATACAGCAAGCTCGCACAGACCGGCGTATCTTTTACCGGTGGCTACCTCGCCGGTATCCTTTGCGCTGCTGTTTCGCATCCGGCAGACGTCATGGTCAGCAAGCTGAACGTCTATCGTGAGCCAGGCGAGGCAGTGGGCGCAGTGCTATCGAGGGTTTATGGAGATATCGGATTCCGCGGACTCTGGAACGGACTTCCAGTCAGGATCGTGATGGTGGGCACGCTGACTGGCTTGCAGTGGATGATATAT GACTACTTCAAGATCTTCATGGGCTTTCCCACGACTGGTGGCTCGGCAAAGCCGAAAAATGAGTAA
- a CDS encoding ubiquitin carboxyl-terminal hydrolase 13, with protein sequence MGWKDKIFRGTGAGTSGSSGNASASKKKEKEEPPPELTPLEKLLQNAGAVREDGSDKFFGLENFGNTCYCNSIVQALYYSEIFRESVVNYPPFSPSDTPNGKRAKISVQIRPPPKKEAEDEPQGKKKTSTKDVLKQRQMINSGQGGPGLQPTRPEDKPDSPEYKKKQAMLKGPVLELAQENSASYGMDESTFTGLKDLFLALIESQSRTGVLSPQRFLEIFKRDNEMFRNSMHQDAHEFYGLVLNDVISTVEANAKRLQEQEQAAAKDGLAKSVEDALSPTNALVKAPAGYRSPGTGWVHDIFEGLLTSETRCLTCETASQRDETFLDLSIDLDEHSSVTSCLRKFSAEEMLCERNKFHCDHCGGLQEAEKRMKIKRLPKVLALHLKRFKYTEDYSRLQKLFHRVVYPYHLRMFNTTPDAEDPDRVYELYAVVVHIGGNAYHGHYVSVIKTADRGWLLFDDEMVEPVDKHFVRNFFGDRPGMACAYVLFYQETTLEKAMEEEDYEGIEEIRLATQTADLASDKPSGAESLPPLEKPLTTPIPPVADHDAMAALDHALTAPNGTTPAVPQTPANPSVPAVPAEAPFSHPLVAAPPKPAAEIKPSSKEDKAREKQLQKEKKAAEKEQVKREEKERKERESRQREARKSEQEDLRRAMEASKQTAAEEEQKQKADNALSSKEAPTSPALGGGIGNLMKRGSLSRASLGFLNREKEKEKDKSSGNGVANGSSSDHAANGSAASPHPESPASLKKKFSFALGRKKSTHVLS encoded by the exons ATGGGTTGGAAAGATAAAATATTCAGAGGCACCGGTGCT GGTACATCGGGCTCTTCGGGAAATGCCTCCGCAAGcaagaagaaagagaagGAGGAACCGCCACCCGAATTGACGCCTCTGGAGAAGCTGCTACAGAACGCCGGGGCGGTCCGAGAAGACGGCAGCGACAAATTCTTTGGACttgaaaac TTTGGCAATACATG CTATTGCAACTCGATCGTCCAAGCCCTCTACTACTCCGAAATATTCAGAGAGAGTGTCGTCAACTACCCTCCGTTCTCACCTTCGGACACTCCAAATGGCAAGCGCGCGAAGATCAGTGTGCAAATAAGGCCACCGCCGAAAAAGGAAGCCGAGGATGAACCAcagggaaagaaaaagacatcAACAAAAGATGTCTTGAAACAGAGGCAAATGATCAATTCGGGCCAAGGGGGTCCTGGGCTGCAACCAACGCGGCCTGAAGATAAGCCCGACTCACCCGAGTACAAGAAGAAGCAGGCCATGCTCAAAGGCCCTGTACTTGAGTTGGCGCAGGAGAATTCGGCCTCGTACGGAATGGACGAGAGCACATTCACGGGGCTGAAGGACTTGTTCTTGGCCTTGATCGAAAGTCAGTCAAGAACCGGTGTACTAAGTCCACAACGCTTTCTTGAGATCTTCAAACGCGACAATGAGATGTTCAGGAATTCGATGCATCAAGATGCACATGAGTTCTATGGCTTGGTTCTTAACGATGTCATATCTACCGTTGAGGCCAACGCGAAACGGCTGCAAGAGCAAGAGCAAGCGGCCGCCAAGGATGGCCTTGCGAAATCCGTCGAAGACGCGCTGAGTCCAACGAATGCGCTCGTCAAAGCTCCAGCAGGCTACAGGTCACCAGGGACTGGCTGGGTGCACGATATATTTGAGGGTCTTTTGACGTCAGAGACCAGGTGCCTTACGTGTGAGACGGCATCGCAGAGAGACGAAACATTCCTTGATCTATCTATAGACTTGGACGAACATTCGTCAGTAACGTCATGTCTTCGGAAGTTCTCGGCAGAGGAAATGCTATGCGAGAGGAACAAGTTTCATTGCGACCATTGTGGTGGTTTGCAAGAAGCAGAGAAGCGCATGAAGATTAAGAGACTTCCCAAGGTCCTCGCTCTGCACCTAAAGCGCTTCAAGTACACGGAAGACTACAGTCGGTTGCAGAAGCTGTTCCACAGGGTCGTGTATCCCTACCATCTGAGGATGTTTAACACGACGCCTGACGCGGAGGATCCTGATCGGGTATACGAGCTTTACGCGGTCGTGGTGCACATAGGCGGAAACGCCTACCATGGGCATTACGTATCGGTCATCAAAACAGCAGACAGAGGATGGCTACTGTTCGACGACGAGATGGTGGAGCCTGTGGACAAGCACTTTGTGCGCAACTTCTTCGGTGATCGACCGGGAATGGCATGCGCATATGTGCTTTTCTACCAGGAGACAACATTGGAGAAGGctatggaggaggaggactaTGAAGGCATCGAGGAAATAAGATTGGCGACGCAGACAGCAGATCTTGCTTCTGACAAACCCAGCGGCGCTGAGAGCCTGCCTCCACTGGAGAAGCCCCTTACCACGCCGATACCACCGGTTGCAGACCACGATGCCATGGCAGCGCTCGATCATGCATTGACGGCACCAAACGGCACGACTCCGGCGGTACCACAAACGCCCGCCAATCCGTCCGTTCCAGCTGTGCCCGCAGAGGCACCCTTCAGCCACCCACTAGTGGCCGCTCCACCTAAACCCGCAGCCGAAATTAAGCCTTCTTCAAAAGAGGACAAGGCTCGGGAGAAGCAGCTAcagaaggagaaaaaggcgGCAGAGAAGGAACAGGTCAAGCGTGAGGAAAAGGAGCGCAAAGAAAGAGAGTCAAGGCAACGAGAAGCCCGCAAGTCTGAGCAGGAAGATTTGCGTAGAGCCATGGAAGCAAGCAAACAGACGGCTGCAGAAGaggaacaaaaacaaaaggcaGACAACGCGCTGTCATCCAAGGAAGCGCCTACCTCGCCTGCATTGGGAGGAGGTATTGGCAACTTGATGAAGAGAGGCAGTTTATCACGCGCCAGTTTGGGCTTCCTCAACagggaaaaggaaaaggagaagGATAAGTCATCTGGCAACGGCGTGGCAAATGGGTCATCGTCGGACCACGCAGCAAACGGCTCGGCGGCGTCACCGCATCCTGAGAGCCCAGCGTCGCTGAAGAAGAAGTTCAGTTTTGCGCTGGGCAGAAAGAAAAGCACGCATGTCCTGTCTTAG
- a CDS encoding F-actin-capping protein subunit beta, with translation MAADPFDSALDLLRRLDPKHTTRHLNGLMTIVPDLTEDLLSSVDQPLTVRRCKQTGREYLLCDYNRDGDSYRSPWSNEFDPPLDDGPGGLGGVGPQGGNEGAGELGVPGERVRKMEVKANEAFDVYRDLYYEGGVSSVYLWNLDDGFAGVVLLKKAAPQGGNNEGVWDSIHVFEASERGRSTTYRLTSTVILTLSAGGGDSALGDMNLSGNMTRQLEQDMRTAEGDESHIANLGRLVEDMELKMRNLLQEVYFGKAKDVVGDLRSLGSLSEGQRDRDAQREIIGSMQR, from the exons ATGGCTGCAGACCCTTTCGATTCGGCGCT GGACCTCCTCCGGCGCCTCGACCCAAAGCACACCACACGGCACTTGAACGGCCTCATGACCATCGTGCCGGACCTGACCGAAGACCTGCTCTCCTCGGTCGACCAGCCGCTCACCGTACGGCGCTGCAAGCAAACGGGCCGCGAATACCTGCTGTGCGACTACAACCGCGACGGCGACTCCTACCGCTCGCCTTGGTCCAACGAGTTCGACCCGCCGCTCGACGATGGTCCTGGAGGCCTGGGTGGTGTTGGTCCCCAGGGCGGCAACGAAGGAGCCGGAGAGCTGGGCGTCCCGGGCGAGAGGGTTCGCAAGATGGAGGTCAAGGCAAATGAGGCCTTTGACGTTTACCGGGATTTGTACTACGAGGGTGGCGTATCGAGCGTGTACCTCTGGAACCTGGACGACGGCTTTGCTGGCGTGGTGCTGTTGAAGAAAG CGGCTCCTCAAGGTGGCAACAACGAGGGCGTTTGGGACTCGATCCACGTCTTCGAGGCGAGCGAGCGTGGCCGATCGACAACTTACCGACTGACATCGACCGTGATACTCACCCTCTCGGCGGGCGGCGGTGACTCGGCACTCGGCGACATGAACCTGAGCGGAAACATGACGCGGCAGCTAGAGCAGGACATGCGAACGGCCGAGGGAGATGAGAGCCACATTGCCAACCTGGGTCGCCTGGTCGAGGACATGGAACTCAAGATGCGGAACCTGCTGCAGGAGGTCTACTTTGGCAAGGCCAAGGACGTCGTGGGCGATCTGCGCTCGCTAGGCAGCCTTAGCGAAGGCCAGAGGGATCGCGATGCGCAGAGGGAGATCATAGGGAGCATGCAGAGGTGA
- a CDS encoding cystathionine beta-synthase encodes MTAVMSQPSGSSEAIAPQPFKSKWASRYRGAVVSDLDPPAALSLNPSDPIGLALQEAFEREYTHLTIVDGTTRALLGYISIPHLQQQIESGRAKPEDEIRTAMTSFQRKGRKYTAITPDTPLEELEAFFEGAHHGGQKQDFAVVTDDRRRFVLGVATAADLEEFVKRRPE; translated from the exons ATGACAGCGGTAATGTCACAACCTAGTGGCAGCTCAGAGGCGATCGCGCCGCAACCTTTCAAGTCAAAATGGGCGTCGCGGTATAGAGGG GCCGTAGTATCTGATCTAGACCCGCCAGCTGCCCTCTCCCTGAACCCCTCAGACCCAATCGGGCTCGCGCTGCAAGAGGCCTTTGAGCGCGAGTACACGCATCTGACCATCGTCGACGGCACCACGCGCGCGCTGCTCGGCTACATCTCCATACCGCACCTGCAGCAGCAGATCGAGTCGGGTCGCGCCAAGCCCGAGGACGAGATCCGGACAGCCATGACGTCCTTCCAGCGCAAGGGGAGGAAGTACACGGCCATAACGCCAGACACACcgctcgaggagctcgaggccTTCTTCGAGGGCGCACACCACGGCGGCCAGAAACAGGACTTTGCCGTGGTCACCGACGACCGGAGGAGGTTTGTGCTGGGGGTGGCTACAGCTGCGGACTTGGAGGAGTTTGTGAAGAGGAGGCCGGAGTAG